One genomic window of Punica granatum isolate Tunisia-2019 chromosome 1, ASM765513v2, whole genome shotgun sequence includes the following:
- the LOC116212051 gene encoding uncharacterized protein LOC116212051 — MASSEQPLKKRRLYELPPESPPRPSSPPTSSQDGPAAAPPPPEPAVLLAASPQTPSREDTTTKRSNREEIRLVFESYKKLKFCVSQKEARLMPELEQAYLSLITASQGCTSVQRVVADLIPRYASFCPTALEAAATVLINMHNWNLAIINRGEDADDVAFQIAKTCILGLVDICRTASSEAPTSSVIQGISSAVFLNVLTFFVSSFGGKNIFQIVDEERTKLPDTDESFSYLKMKLSDEDELPVIKLSKFRAITILRIFFACPKSILAACFELLKSSIAEGLQNDGQYFLTQVMSRLDGDDVACILDHSNDKAQSCIASTNKENNGQQPSDGSHISVPMRCLLRLVIDRDHSLRSWIIKRYHKLKKFSPSRCASEILSVLKGCLESFIDGVNWEDSQVESDEDASESTASFNQHYWAPGMSSQQGMHTEPCGREDNGRYHDGSRNEGFTGKSGQYTNSHSSADVRSISVPDCNGGGSRLKDFEMSEHADYSSRPSVSTDVATHQSYSPVAKQSDFRSNSFEGRNHFVHGDKSHNPNTDASIPPLRSAAGSANNAVSSPRHNYAVRYSSPNQVFWLSDGDPAAMDIVSASRQLLLGYLGPDVSEAHVRYQLDRFGPIDHFFFYPRRGFALVDFRSIMDSIRARDYIRRHFPWRIKFLDIGLGTMGAVNGVAVGYCSFIYVGNILSQWMRDEFLNESRKVLYKGPNMVTDLTNEGAMLLEYETSEEAVTVMTHLRQYRKEISNRSHMDPSRSAAVPAHGVGSPHSQLVAHNIPDSTRTRMSQLSSLFSSLRSKYNISQSFSYFDNHNSHNANSRGEEMASNTLWIYLPNSNTPYLMEDELMTICKLAIGDVGSIIRHARTNMQSGSGWLVECSSADAAITALRNLRGCPGTFLQVELSHGGQPPVPPVSSNPDSGSSGLVSPGLKADSTPVLGPHSFQSNWTSSGGTENMVVDNTSQGSTMVSGVSSAAASISCMPMAPQGPNIPPHQIQASPFMHPTYFPPTNPWDPQGSSHHVPLNPVQAGPMQNNFQVTAASAAPFPPPLTPLAQVPGNSVKPEESPVPPEMPPPPLPPSPPPPPQAQPPSLPPPPSSPPPPPPPLPATESSYPETSSPPLQYQWQGTLCKSGVHYCIIRAYRVDSDICKYPIGLSEPAEWPVKLDMTKRTDYRHVKSAFTNTPSHRREVCRMVPASVADRKGFQDFISYLKQRECAGVIKIPAVGSIWARLLFMLPYSEELCSMLSIPLESSDALIVLVLPKETNIEGVFRSTTRRSLNMSNRYSNNRPRQHDTANRNFPNAQKKFAPKTQNPTVKQPSPGPTLSTSLRGSSLEQAGDGSSSSGGGAAASASRVRLGESGQWVSNAAQSGSFVIYLPQDEAVAAGLGAEEGGLDPVESQRVVDLLNRELSRLLKLKPRDFWREVAGDSSLHEFLDSFLKFRSRWYDFPHHGAKGMVAGVIVGELELCHRVFMVLYRISSNRDPGARSADSLSPKDHGVILQDKKLLDLPKLLDICAIYGHENEDLTRLLVSNALKAQPWIHYNLTDVNSHFLSIVQTMQHRCSSSLKLLFSRSEGNQDLKQLHSDFLEVMDFINDAISSMDAFVSAYRPAAAFFSCPVETSDGNDDLLSTLVKLHDSLLPSLQKGFRFICSSGDALGDGIKSTSFINLKMLSTRLEKFGWKLLDSCYLSDEVFEESLDVPATTKIFPAKVDDPVIRTDIIVQTFREMSNLSHQIVENQDQMTFLQQVERSYRVMSRLRSLQSNGWIIMDDEQYQYLSGTTMSTSLPAQNEDPPYKSTSANTTSEAQIDEETAVLASKISQIKDLFPDYGKGFLSACLEVYNQNPEEVIQRILEGTLHEDLQSLDTSLEMVPVPKSVSATGAKDKGKGKLWESSPIPPSTNPVERQSGVSSSSGGRFVRKSKLQSPDTKTLDTRDKRDAEKISALASQYEYEDEYDDSFDDLGLGGVESGFEESEGLEVDTVSRMGHTQSAPSSSSKWGSRKQPQFYVKDGKNYSYKVDGSVAVANANEASLVTRAQSELIYGLGRGGNLPLGAVKRLQEAQEEGGKQSEVSSVNEVRGGWNPRGRGRRGGGRGREAYERKDNNQSDGPEGEVRENSDTNRGRGRRGGGRNHYRKDRAMNKHFSSLSGR; from the exons TGTATCCTCTTTTGGggggaaaaatattttccagaTTGTTGATGAGGAAAGGACAAAGTTGCCAGACACTGATGAGAGTTTTTCCTATCTAAAGATGAAGTTGTCAGACGAGGATGAATTACCCGTGATAAAGTTATCCAAGTTTCGGGCAATAACCATCCTTAGGATATTCTTTGCTTGTCCAAAGAGCATACTTGCCGCCTGTTTTGAGCTCCTGAAATCCTCTATAGCAGAGGGTCTTCAAAATGACGGACAGTATTTTCTTACTCAGGTAATGAGCAGGCTTGATGGTGATGATGTGGCTTGCATTCTGGATCATTCAAATGATAAAGCTCAATCTTGTATCGCTTCAACGAATAAAGAAAACAATGGGCAGCAACCATCAGATGGCAGTCACATTTCTGTACCCATGAGATGCCTGTTACGATTG GTTATTGATAGAGATCATTCCTTGAGAAGCTGGATCATTAAGAGGTAccataaattgaaaaaattctcACCCTCTAGATGTGCATCAGAAATTCTCTCTGTGTTGAAAGGATGCTTGGAATCATTTATTGATGGGGTCAACTGGGAGGATAGTCAAGTAGAAAGTGATGAAGATGCTTCTGAATCTACTGCATCTTTCAATCAACATTATTGGGCCCCTGGGATGTCAAGTCAGCAGGGTATGCATACTGAACCATGTGGAAGAGAGGATAATGGAAGATATCATGATGGATCACGAAACGAGGGTTTTACAGGCAAGTCTGGCCAATATACAAACTCTCACAGCTCGGCAGATGTTCGTTCTATAAGTGTTCCTGATTGTAATGGTGGGGGCTCCAGGTTAAAGGACTTTGAGATGTCGGAGCATGCAGATTATTCCAGTAGGCCCTCAGTGTCTACGGATGTAGCGACTCACCAGTCATATTCACCTGTAGCAAAACAATCAGACTTTAGGAGCAATTCATTTGAAGGAAGAAATCATTTTGTTCATGGTGATAAAAGTCATAATCCTAATACGGATGCCAGCATACCTCCCCTGAGATCAGCTGCAGGAAGTGCAAATAATGCTGTGTCATCTCCAAGACATAATTATGCAGTCCGATATAGTTCTCCAAATCAAGTCTTTTGGTTATCTGATGGGGACCCTGCAGCTATGGATATAGTCTCAGCTTCCAGGCAGCTCTTGTTGGGTTATCTGGGTCCTGATGTATCTGAAGCTCATGTAAGATACCAGCttgacagatttggtcctattgatcatttctttttctaccCAAGGAGAGGATTTGCGTTGGTTGATTTCAGGAGTATTATGGATTCTATAAGAGCTCGTGATTATATCAGAAGACATTTCCCATGGCGCATTAAATTTCTGGACATCGGACTAGGGACAATGGGAGCGGTAAATGGTGTTGCCGTCGGTTATtgttcttttatatatgttgGAAATATATTGAGTCAGTGGATGAGGGATGAGTTTCTGAATGAATCGAGGAAGGTGCTTTACAAAGGCCCCAACATGGTTACTGATTTGACCAATGAAGGCGCTATGCTGTTGGAATATGAAACTTCTGAAGAAGCTGTGACAGTGATGACACATCTTAGGCAGTACCGGAAGGAAATTAGTAATAGGTCGCACATGGATCCATCCAGATCTGCTGCTGTTCCTGCTCATGGTGTTGGCTCACCACATTCTCAACTAGTTGCACATAACATTCCTGACAGCACTAGGACTAGGATGTCTCAGTTATCTTCTCTATTCTCTTCATTACGTTCAAAATACAACATCAGTCAAAGTTTTAGCTACTTTGACAATCATAATTCCCATAATGCCAACTCAAGAGGAGAAGAAATGGCATCAAACACGCTATGGATCTACCTTCCAAATTCAAACACTCCGTATCTCATGGAGGATGAGCTAATGACAATTTGCAAACTGGCTATTGGCGATGTAGGGTCCATTATTCGGCATGCACGCACAAATATGCAATCAGGCTCTGGCTGGTTAGTTGAGTGCAGCAGTGCGGATGCTGCAATTACTGCTTTGAGAAACCTCCGTGGTTGTCCAGGCACATTCCTTCAAGTTGAACTCAG TCATGGAGGCCAGCCACCGGTTCCACCTGTGTCATCTAATCCTGACAGTGGATCCAGTGGCCTTGTATCTCCAGGGCTGAAAGCTGATAGCACCCCAGTACTGGGCCCACATTCTTTCCAATCAAACTGGACTTCTTCTGGCGGCACTGAGAACATGGTGGTGGATAACACTTCACAAG GTAGCACCATGGTCTCAGGTGTGAGTTCAGCTGCGGCAAGCATATCATGCATGCCAATGGCACCTCAAGGACCCAATATACCACCTCATCAAATTCAAGCATCTCCGTTCATGCACCCCACTTATTTCCCCCCAACAAATCCATGGGACCCACAAGGTTCTAGTCATCACGTGCCTCTAAATCCTGTTCAAGCCGGCCCAATGCAGAATAATTTTCAGGTTACTGCTGCATCAGCAGCTCCTTTTCCTCCTCCCTTGACCCCTCTAGCACAAGTACCAGGAAACTCAGTGAAGCCTGAAGAGTCTCCTGTCCCTCCTGAGATGCCACCACCTCCATTGCCTCCATCCCCCCCACCTCCACCTCAGGCACAACCACCTTCCCTGCCACCTCCTCCGAGTTCTCCGCCCCCACCACCCCCTCCTCTACCTGCTACTGAATCCTCTTATCCTGAGACCTCTTCACCGCCTCTTCAGTACCAATGGCAGGGAACTTTATGCAAGAGTGGAGTGCATTACTGCATAATTCGTGCATATAGAGTAGATTCAGATATTTGCAAGTATCCGATTGGCCTATCTGAGCCTGCGGA ATGGCCCGTTAAATTGGACATGACCAAACGTACGGACTATCGGCACGTGAAGTCAGCATTCACTAATACTCCATCACATAGA AGAGAAGTATGCCGAATGGTTCCTGCTTCTGTTGCTGACCGTAAAGGC TTCCAGGACTTCATATCTTACTTGAAGCAGCGGGAATGTGCCGGAGTAATCAAGATCCCTGCAGTGGGTTCCATATGGGCGAGGCTCCTATTCATGCTTCCATACTCGGAGGAGCTTTGCTCGATGCTCTCTATTCCCCTTGAGTCCTCAGATGCCCTCATTGTACTGGTCCTGCCCAAAGAAACAAACATCGAAGGGGT ATTCCGATCAACAACAAGAAGGAGCTTGAATATGTCGAACCGATACTCCAACAATCGACCCAGGCAACATGACACCGCCAACAGGAATTTCCCGAATGCCCAGAAGAAGTTCGCCCCCAAAACGCAGAACCCCACCGTCAAGCAGCCATCCCCTGGCCCCACGCTCTCCACTTCCCTCCGGGGATCGTCCTTGGAGCAGGCCGGTGATGGTTCTTCCTCCAGCGGCGGCGGAGCTGCAGCGTCGGCAAGCAGGGTGCGGCTCGGGGAGAGTGGACAGTGGGTGTCGAACGCAGCTCAGAGTGGCAGCTTCGTCATTTACTTGCCCCAGGATGAGGCTGTGGCAGCTGGCCTCGGGGCCGAGGAAGGCGGGTTGGACCCCGTGGAGTCACAGCGAGTGGTGGATCTTCTGAATAGGGAGCTCTCTCGGTTGCTCAAGCTAAAACCAAGAGACTTTTGGAGAGAAG TTGCTGGTGATTCTTCACTGCATGAATTTCTCGATAGCTTCCTGAAGTTTAGAAGTAGATGGTATGACTTCCCGCATCATGGTGCCAAAGGAATGGTTGCAGGAGTTATCGTTGGAGAACTTGAGCTGTGTCATCGTGTCTTTATGGTATTGTATCGAAT ATCTTCAAATAGAGATCCTGGTGCTCGTTCTGCTGATTCCCTTAGTCCAAAAGACCATGGAG TTATTTTGCAGGACAAGAAGTTGCTTGATTTGCCTAAGTTGTTGGATATTTGCGCCATATATGGTCATGAAAATGAAGACCTGACCAGATTGCTG GTTTCCAATGCTTTAAAAGCGCAGCCATGGATCCATTACAATCTGACAGATGTGAATTCTCACTTCTTGAGTATTGTCCAGACAATGCAACATCGATGCAGCTCATCTTTGAAG TTACTTTTCTCTAGGAGCGAGGGAAACCAGGACTTAAAGCAGCTTCACTCTGACTTCTTGGAG GTAATGGACTTTATCAATGATGCTATATCATCAATGGATGCTTTTGTGTCTGCATACAGACCTGCAGCTGCATTCTTCTCATGCCCGGTAGAGACGAg TGATGGAAATGACGATTTGCTCTCCACACTTGTGAAGCTACATGATTCGTTGCTTCCCTCATTGCAAAAGGGTTTCCGATTCATTTGTTCATCAGGCGACGCTTTGGGAGATGGAATAAAATCCACAAGctttataaatttaaagaTGCTATCTACGAGATTGGAGAAATTTGGTTGGAAACTATTGGACTCTTGTTATCTTAGCGATGAAGTTTTTGAAGAAAGTCTCGATGTACCAGCTACCACGAAAATATTCCCTGCCAAAGTGGATGATCCAGTCATACGGACAGATATTATAGTTCAAACTTTTCGAGAAATGAGCAATTTGTCACACCAAATTGTGGAGAATCAGGATCAGATGACATTTCTTCAACAAGTTGAGAGGAGTTATAGAGTGATGAGCAGACTCAGGAGCTTACAGAGCAATG GATGGATAATAATGGACGATGAACAGTACCAATATTTATCGGGCACGACGATGTCTACTAGTCTTCCTGCTCAAAATGAGGACCCACCTTACAAGTCCACCAGTGCAAACACAACCAGTGAGGCCCAGATTGATGAAGAGACAGCAGTTTTGGCATCCAAGATCAGTCAAATTAAGGATCTCTTCCCCGACTATGGCAAAGGTTTCCTATCAGCCTGTCTTGAAGTCTATAACCAGAATCCAGAAGAGGTGATTCAGAGAATTCTTGAGGGGACTCTTCATGAAGATCTTCAGTCCTTGGATACTTCACTAGAGATGGTTCCGGTACCAAAATCTGTTTCTGCAACAGGAGCAAAAGATAAAGGGAAAGGAAAGTTATGGGAATCTAGCCCGATACCTCCATCAACAAATCCTGTGGAGAGACAAAGTGGGGTATCCTCATCTTCCGGCGGACGGTTTGTTAGGAAGTCTAAGTTACAGTCGCCTGATACTAAAACCCTGGATACCCGAGATAAGAGAGATGCAGAAAAGATCAGTGCCCTAGCTTCACAGTACGAGTACGAAGATGAGTATGATGATTCCTTCGATGATCTTGGTCTGGGAGGAGTGGAGTCAGGATTCGAGGAGAGTGAAGGATTGGAAGTGGATACGGTCTCTAGAATGGGGCACACACAGAGTGCTCCCAGCAGCAGCTCCAAATGGGGTTCAAGGAAGCAGCCTCAGTTCTATGTAAAGGACGGGAAGAATTACAGCTACAAGGTGGATGGTTCCGTGGCCGTTGCAAATGCTAATGAGGCCTCGTTGGTCACTCGGGCACAGAGTGAGCTGATTTATGGCCTTGGTCGAGGTGGGAACCTACCGCTTGGGGCCGTGAAGAGGCTGCAAGAGGCTCAAGAGGAGGGGGGAAAACAATCGGAGGTTTCTTCAGTGAATGAAGTGAGAGGTGGGTGGAATCCCAGAGGAAGGGGAAGGAGAGGTGGAGGAAGAGGCAGGGAGGCTTACGaaagaaaagataataatCAATCCGATGGCCCTGAGGGAGAAGTGAGGGAGAATTCAGATACTAATAggggaaggggaagaagaggagggGGGAGGAACCATTATAGGAAGGATAGGGCCATGAATAAGCACTTTTCGAGTCTAAGTGGTCGCTAA